The Bacillota bacterium genome includes a region encoding these proteins:
- a CDS encoding DeoR/GlpR family DNA-binding transcription regulator: MLTLERHNKILEILNKKKSVTVNELSKKLFASPATIRRDLTAMEKSGLITRSHGGAVLYESSNAEPSQVIREHENIKEKKVIANLAADFIKNSYSIFLDSSSTAGFLVPHLTRFRNLSVVTTGIKNALLLMEKTDVRVHVPGGMIAPNSNTITGSDTLEYISHINVDVAFISCAGIDTISGITEGSFEQSQLKRKMLSNAKSRILLCDSSKFGHTFLCRTCDFNGIDYFISDKTPDAELANAITTAGCEIIAEDNL, encoded by the coding sequence ATGCTTACACTTGAAAGGCATAACAAAATTCTTGAAATCCTAAACAAGAAAAAGTCTGTTACCGTGAATGAACTGAGCAAAAAACTTTTTGCCAGCCCCGCAACGATTCGCCGTGACCTTACAGCAATGGAAAAGTCAGGGCTAATCACTCGATCACACGGCGGCGCAGTTCTATATGAAAGCTCAAATGCAGAGCCGTCACAGGTTATTCGTGAGCACGAAAACATAAAGGAAAAAAAGGTCATTGCAAACCTTGCTGCTGATTTTATAAAAAATTCATACTCTATTTTTTTGGATTCAAGCAGTACAGCGGGATTTCTTGTCCCGCATCTTACTAGATTTCGCAACCTATCAGTAGTAACAACAGGAATAAAAAACGCGTTGCTGCTTATGGAAAAAACGGATGTGCGTGTTCATGTCCCGGGCGGCATGATTGCTCCGAATTCAAACACTATCACCGGCAGTGACACACTTGAATACATATCACATATCAATGTCGACGTGGCATTTATTTCATGTGCCGGGATTGACACCATTTCGGGCATCACCGAGGGATCATTTGAACAGTCACAGCTTAAACGGAAAATGCTGTCGAATGCAAAATCCAGGATTCTTCTCTGTGACAGCAGTAAATTCGGACATACCTTCTTATGCCGAACCTGTGATTTTAACGGCATAGATTATTTTATAAGTGATAAAACGCCTGATGCAGAACTTGCAAACGCTATAACTACAGCAGGGTGTGAAATAATAGCTGAAGATAACCTATAA
- a CDS encoding ferritin-like domain-containing protein translates to MQHYGNNPDNEGNAPQYTPYMSQDPYGYNNGLSVALQLIRDALSGETEDRMFYEYLISIAPSEEEKRIIESIRDDEMRHYSMFRQLYYELTGQMPTIAQEPTFEKPASYCDGIKRALFGEQNAVRKYRRILFALQDRRQINMLTEIITDEIRHGILYSYIYSKNGCDV, encoded by the coding sequence ATGCAACACTATGGAAATAATCCCGATAATGAGGGTAATGCTCCTCAGTACACTCCCTATATGTCACAGGACCCTTATGGCTATAACAACGGTCTATCGGTGGCACTTCAGCTTATTCGTGATGCATTAAGCGGCGAGACTGAAGACAGGATGTTCTACGAATACCTGATAAGCATTGCCCCATCAGAAGAGGAAAAACGAATCATCGAAAGCATCCGTGATGACGAGATGCGGCATTACAGCATGTTCAGGCAGCTTTATTACGAACTGACAGGTCAAATGCCCACAATCGCTCAAGAGCCGACTTTTGAAAAACCTGCTTCATATTGTGATGGTATCAAACGCGCGCTTTTCGGCGAACAGAATGCAGTAAGAAAATACCGCCGTATACTTTTTGCGCTTCAGGACAGAAGACAGATCAATATGCTTACAGAAATAATAACAGACGAGATCCGTCACGGAATACTTTACAGCTACATATACTCAAAAAACGGCTGCGATGTGTAA
- the tsf gene encoding translation elongation factor Ts, protein MAFTAKDVVTLRERTGVGMMDCKKALTQADGDLEKAVEILREKGLAAAAKKASRIAAEGLVACYTDDAKKVGVVIEVNSETDFVAKNADFQGFVAGCAKTVADTNPADVDALLETNYEGGSSKVADVLRDKILTIGENLKVRRFERYEGITETYIHGGGRIGVMVKFDTTDEAAGTEKFKEFAKDIAMQVAASNPSYNKREEVPAEVLDKEKEILKVQAINEGKPEAIAEKMVAGRVQKFYKENCLIEQVYIKNNDMSVKQYMDSVSKEIGAPISIAKFARFEKGEGLQKREDDFAAEVAKMVK, encoded by the coding sequence ATGGCATTCACAGCTAAAGATGTTGTGACATTAAGAGAGAGAACAGGCGTCGGCATGATGGACTGCAAAAAGGCACTTACACAGGCTGACGGGGATCTCGAAAAAGCAGTAGAAATATTAAGAGAAAAGGGTCTTGCCGCTGCCGCTAAGAAAGCAAGCAGGATTGCGGCGGAAGGTCTTGTTGCTTGTTATACCGACGACGCTAAAAAAGTCGGCGTTGTTATCGAAGTCAATTCAGAAACAGACTTTGTTGCGAAAAATGCTGATTTCCAGGGCTTTGTAGCAGGATGCGCAAAGACTGTTGCAGACACCAATCCGGCAGACGTTGACGCTCTGCTTGAAACAAACTATGAGGGCGGAAGCTCTAAAGTTGCAGACGTTCTGAGAGATAAGATCCTGACGATAGGTGAAAACCTTAAGGTCAGAAGATTCGAGCGCTATGAGGGCATTACTGAAACTTATATACACGGCGGCGGCAGAATCGGTGTTATGGTTAAGTTCGATACAACTGATGAAGCTGCTGGAACTGAGAAATTCAAAGAGTTTGCTAAGGATATAGCAATGCAGGTTGCAGCTTCAAATCCTTCCTATAACAAAAGAGAAGAAGTTCCGGCTGAAGTTTTGGATAAGGAAAAAGAAATCCTGAAAGTTCAGGCAATAAATGAGGGCAAACCTGAAGCAATCGCTGAAAAGATGGTTGCCGGTCGTGTACAGAAATTCTATAAAGAAAACTGCCTTATTGAACAGGTTTATATCAAGAACAACGATATGTCTGTTAAGCAGTATATGGATTCAGTTTCTAAAGAAATCGGAGCTCCTATTTCTATCGCAAAGTTCGCGCGCTTTGAAAAGGGCGAAGGACTTCAGAAGAGGGAAGACGATTTTGCAGCTGAAGTTGCTAAAATGGTTAAATAA
- the rpsB gene encoding 30S ribosomal protein S2, whose product MSVISMKQLLEAGVHFGHQTRRWNPKMAEYIFTERNGIYIIDLQKTVKKVEDAYMFIRNVAAEGGEVLFVGTKKQAQDSIKEEAERVGMYFVNARWLGGMLTNFKTIRKRVSRLKQLRKMSEDGTFEVLPKKEVTKLRGEIEKLEKFLGGIENMERLPAALFIVDPKKERIAVSEARNLGIPIVAIVDTNCDPDEVDYVIPGNDDAIRAVKLIAETMANAVLEGRQGEQFEMDEEEAAGDKE is encoded by the coding sequence ATGTCAGTAATCTCAATGAAACAACTGCTCGAAGCAGGCGTTCACTTCGGCCATCAGACCAGACGCTGGAACCCTAAAATGGCTGAGTACATCTTCACCGAAAGAAACGGTATTTACATCATCGATCTGCAGAAGACCGTAAAAAAGGTTGAAGACGCTTACATGTTCATCCGCAATGTTGCAGCTGAGGGCGGCGAAGTTCTGTTCGTAGGAACAAAGAAACAGGCTCAGGATTCTATTAAAGAAGAGGCTGAGCGTGTCGGCATGTATTTTGTCAATGCCAGATGGCTTGGCGGTATGCTGACAAACTTCAAGACAATAAGAAAAAGAGTATCAAGACTAAAACAGCTCCGTAAAATGTCCGAAGACGGCACATTCGAAGTTCTGCCAAAGAAGGAAGTTACAAAGCTTCGCGGTGAAATAGAAAAACTTGAAAAGTTTTTAGGCGGCATAGAGAATATGGAAAGACTTCCTGCTGCGCTCTTTATCGTTGATCCTAAGAAAGAGAGAATCGCTGTATCAGAGGCAAGAAATCTTGGTATTCCGATCGTTGCAATCGTTGATACAAACTGCGATCCTGATGAAGTGGATTATGTTATCCCGGGCAACGATGATGCTATAAGAGCCGTTAAACTGATCGCCGAGACAATGGCTAACGCTGTTCTTGAAGGCAGACAGGGTGAACAGTTCGAAATGGATGAAGAGGAAGCCGCTGGGGACAAGGAATAA
- a CDS encoding lysylphosphatidylglycerol synthase transmembrane domain-containing protein: MKIPFKRLGDISRVAFICVIIPAIIFYFYHLISKIDLRQISELRVNPLLALISIILFALGIYNKGLVLSCELADISKKDAFRIMSVGEAINMVVPFRLGDSTKSNMLPREYSFWKKTYIMYIPKLFDIIVLIIFCLLSIFFYNSLENEVGLDFMFYSGIVLGLIVIAFTVAQFFPKTKEKTAEFIKEDLGGVSKHIFTSWLFIYASIVIALFSLNMPADVAFRGALGVIVATNISMLVPGTPGGIGYFEALTTLALSDLINQSYALGAALLIHLIQYAALLPLGFFMFFFGKKLKKTSCK; the protein is encoded by the coding sequence GTGAAAATTCCTTTTAAGCGGCTTGGAGATATATCAAGAGTTGCATTCATATGTGTAATTATACCTGCTATAATATTTTATTTTTATCATCTTATTTCTAAAATTGATTTAAGACAGATCTCTGAGCTGAGGGTAAATCCTTTGCTTGCTTTGATTTCGATCATCTTATTCGCACTGGGCATTTACAACAAAGGTTTAGTGCTCAGCTGTGAACTTGCGGATATTTCAAAAAAAGATGCATTCAGGATCATGAGCGTGGGCGAGGCGATCAATATGGTTGTTCCATTCAGACTTGGAGACAGTACAAAAAGCAATATGCTGCCGAGGGAATATTCATTCTGGAAAAAAACTTATATAATGTACATTCCAAAGCTATTTGATATAATAGTATTAATTATATTTTGCCTTTTATCGATTTTTTTCTATAACAGCCTTGAAAATGAGGTAGGCTTGGATTTCATGTTCTATTCCGGGATTGTTCTCGGCCTCATAGTTATTGCTTTTACGGTTGCGCAGTTTTTCCCGAAAACAAAAGAAAAAACAGCGGAATTCATCAAAGAAGACCTCGGCGGAGTTTCAAAACATATTTTTACATCATGGCTTTTTATCTATGCGTCTATTGTAATAGCTCTTTTCTCACTCAATATGCCGGCTGATGTGGCTTTTCGCGGCGCACTTGGCGTAATAGTGGCAACGAACATTTCAATGCTGGTGCCAGGCACACCGGGAGGAATAGGCTATTTTGAGGCTTTGACAACACTTGCACTGTCGGACTTGATAAACCAAAGTTACGCGTTAGGTGCTGCGCTGCTTATACATTTGATCCAGTATGCCGCTCTGCTGCCTCTGGGATTTTTTATGTTCTTTTTTGGCAAAAAACTTAAAAAAACGTCTTGCAAATAA